The Thermococcus sp. DNA window TCACCGACTGAAGGGCGTAGAGGCCTATTCCCGGGAGGTTGAATATCGTCTCGGTTATTGGGGTCCCAGCAAGCAGCCCTCCGAACTGGAGAGCCAGGATGGTTATGACAGGAACCAGGGCGTTTTTGAGGACGTGCCTGTAGAGCCTGCCCTTCGGGACACCCTTCGCCTTGAGGAAGAGGGTACTGTCTCTGCTGTACGCCTCAAGGAAAGAGTTCCGGGTGAACCTCATCAGAACCCCTGCGGCAGCTATTCCAAGGGTGAAACCTGGAAGCCAGTAACGCCTGACCTGCTCCGCGAAGTTGCCCCAGTTGAGGGTCAAGATGGAGTCTATTACAGGAATGTGAGTTATCTGATGATGGGGAGCGGGCGGTATTCCCGCGAGCGTCGTTAGATTCCAGTGGATGAAGAAAACCCAGATGAAGAGGTAAGCCATGACGTAGATTGGCGTTGAGATAAACACCAGGGCCAGGATTCTAAGGACCATATCCGTTATCGAGTTGCGCTTGAGCGCCGAGATTATACCCAAGGGGAGCCCTATGAGCACCACGAAGAAGAAAGCGAACAGTGCCAGCTGAAAAGTCACTATAAAGCGGTTGCCGATGTTGGTGAACACCGGCACCTGGTTCAGGGGGTCAAGAAGGCTGTTTGTAAAAAGCCCCTTGATCAGAAACAGGTACTGGTCGTACCAGGGCTGATTTAAGTGATACTCCGCTTTTATGAGCTCCACAGCGGATTGAGTGGCCTTTTCGCCCCCCGCCCACGCCCTCACAGGGTTAGCGGGGATGACGTACGCGATTATAAAAACTATGAAGGTGACTCCTATTAACGTAGGGATAAAGGTAAGACTCCTTCTTACCAAGAACTTTCCTAAGCCCGCCATTTATATCCCCCTTTCACGTTTTCGGTGTTAACGGCAATCACAAACACGTAAAAACATGGAAAAAAGAAAGATCAGCTACCTATAACTTTGTAGTTCAGGCTGTCGAACACCACCGCGCTCTGCAGGAAGGGTCCGATGTAGTCATCTGGGTCAAGGAAGTCCGGCGCCCATCCAACTATGTACACCTGGAAATCACCGCTGCCTGTCTTGGACAGGAGAGTCGGCCAGGATAGTGGCGTTACCGATACCTTGAAGCCGAGTTGTCCCCAGCTGTTCTGAAGCAACGACGCCAGCTGCTGGCGCTGGGTGTTTCCGCTGTTGTAGTAGATGGTTATGGTGTACTTCGTCGGGTCTATACCTGACTTCTTGAGGAGGTTAAGAGCGTTCTGCAGGTTGTACGAGTATTTGGTCATGTTGTACTCGGTGTAGCCCAGCCAGTCAATCGGTATTGGACCGTAGTTCGGAACCATGTATCCGTTGTAAACCGACTTGTACACCTGCTGGTACGGAACGGCCCAGGCAAGTGCCTGTCTGACGAGTTTGTTGTTCATCGGCTCCTTCTGGGCGTTAAGAACAATGAATACCATGTCCGGGGTGATGAAGGATTCAATCTTTGACTTGAATCCCTGGAGCTGGAGGTTCTCAACGGCGTTGAGCCTCGTCAGGGGGACGGCAACTATATCGGCGGTGCCCTTCTGGAAGAGGCTTATACGCGTGTTGGCATCGTTGGAGAGTATGTAGATGACCGTCTTGGTCGTCACCAAGTTCGGGTTCTTCTGCTCGATCTGGCTCCACATGGTGGCGTTCCAATAGTGCGGGTTCCTCTGGAGAACCAGATAGCTGTTCTGCTTTGCCTCCTTGATGTAGAATGGGCCTGTGAAAACGCCTATCATGTTGTCCTGCAGCATCTTGTGTATCGGGTCATTGGAACCTTTCTGGACGTAGTTGTTCCATGCGTCCGGCTTCTTACCCCAGTCCGCCGCCTTCATGGCTGCGTCGTACTTGTCGCCGAGCATGTACTTGGCCGGGATGACCATGAGGTACGGGTCGGCAAGGACGCTGAGGATACCTCCATACGGGTGCGGGAGGACGAGTTTGTAGACACCCGCGGTCTGTCCGCTGTACCCGAAGAAGCTGAGGAGCTCCTGTATGGACGTTACGTCCTTGGTCTTGCCGTTGAAATCTGCAATGACGCCGCCGTTCTTGAGAACCTGCTCGAACTCCTGATCGCTCATTGCGTAGCTGGCGCTCAGGTTGGTGTACGTGCTCAGCATCCAGCTGACGGAATAGCCGCCCCTGAGGACGCGCCAGAACTCGAACTCAACGTCGGTGGCGTTAACCGGGTAGAGGGTACCCGTCTTCGGGTCGTAGGCCTTGACACCACCCCTTATGACGAAGTACCAGACGGTCCCGTCCTTGTTGTGGGCCCACGCAACGGCAAGATCCGGCGCAATCTTGGTGGTCTCGTTCTTCCAGTAGGTAACCAGCGAATCGCCGACGTTGTGGTAGATTTCCCACCCGAAGGTCTCGTAATCAAACGCCGGATCAAAGGACCTCGGCCATCCAAAGGTGGCTATGGACATGACACCAGGCTGGTTGTTGTAGCTCCCGATACCGGTGCTGACGGTCGGAGCGTTCTTATCCTCCATAACAAGGTCCCAGCGCGGGGCCAGGACCGGATTGTAGTACCAGTTGTGGACCCAGTTCCACGAAACACGGGCAGCTTTGTTGTCACCCAGGATAATCTCAGGAAGTCCCCTGTTGGCGAGAACCTCAAGGGCGTTGTAAAGGCCAGCCCTAACGTTAGGATCGGTCACTTTCCTCGCAACCTGAATCAGGGCATCCATATCCGGGTCGCGTAGGAACGCCGGATTTATCTCACCGAATCCCTGGGATTCGTTCATAAGCTGTTTGATGGTCTTGGTCTTTGCGGTGTTCTCTTTGTAGGAGACTATTATAACAGGCTTGTTGGGAAGGCTTCCAACCTTGGCACCAGTCCCCTCAGGACCGACCACAACAACGTAGTGCCCCGTCCCGATAACACGGGCCGCCGAAAGGTGAGATTCGATATACTTAACCGCCTCGGACGGCGAGGCCGTGGTTGTGGTGCTGGGGCTTGAAGTTGCACTTGCGGTGCTAGAACTAGAGCTTGTCGTTGAGGGGGTTGTTGTGGTCCCACCCCCCCCGATACAGCCACTGGCAACTACGGCAAGGGCCATAAGGCCCACCAAAAACAGAGCTCCTAAAACACGCTTGTTCATATAACCCCACCCCTAACACGTAATGGGCATTGAAATCTTAGACGTATCAATAATAAGCATTTCGGTTCAATGTGCTATAAACGTTCATCTATGTACAGACAATAGACGTTTAGATCCACGAACCGTGCACGTCCACCGTATCGTACCACCGAAACGCAATGATGCCGGTATACTCCGTCTCTCAGATAACCCAGCCAACAGGCGGAAAGCCCGTTCCAAAAAGGATACACGAAATCCACAGATATTCTCTCCAGCTGGCAGGGACTTAGCTATAATCCAAGAGGGGAGAGGTGTCAGAAGCGTCTGCGAAAAGCTTAAATGAGATAGCCGCTAAATAGAAATGTAAAGGCTTTCCCGGGTGATGAAAAATGGTCAGGTCGTATGTTTTGTTGACAGTTGAGATTGGAAAGGTCGAGAGCGTCATAGAGGCGCTCAAGCAGATCCCAGGCGTTACCAAGGCCGACGCCGTTACGGGCCCGTACGATGCAATCGTACATATAGAGGCCAACGACCTTGGGGAACTCACCAGAAAGATACTCCACGATATACACAACATAGACGGTGTTATTGATACAACGACCGCTATAGTCGTTGAGATGGAAGAAGAGTGAGCTACCTCTTTTTCCTCTTGGATTTGGGTTTCTTAGCCTTGGCTCTGGTATCCCTGATCTCTTTGATCTTCTGGGCAATCATCTTAAGACTCTTGGTTTTTGGGTGCCGGCTCTCCACTCGGAGCATCCCGCGGGTTTGGTACTCCTCTTCAAGACCCGCGAGTCGGGGGTTAAGCTTCGTGGGCTCCGATTCCAGGATCTTCATTCCAAGGCTCTCCGCCGCCTCGACGATCTCGGACAGTCTGGGCCCATTAACTGATATTCCTCTGCTCACGGCCCGCCCATAACGCCTGCTAAGCCTTGAATCGAGCTCATTGGGCCATATCACGAACTTCTTCATCTCCTCCACCTAAAAGATTTAAAAGCCGGCGGTTAAAAACCCTTTTGGTGAGTGCCTTGAACGTATCCTCATTCGGGACCTATCTCCTCGGAA harbors:
- a CDS encoding ABC transporter permease, producing MAGLGKFLVRRSLTFIPTLIGVTFIVFIIAYVIPANPVRAWAGGEKATQSAVELIKAEYHLNQPWYDQYLFLIKGLFTNSLLDPLNQVPVFTNIGNRFIVTFQLALFAFFFVVLIGLPLGIISALKRNSITDMVLRILALVFISTPIYVMAYLFIWVFFIHWNLTTLAGIPPAPHHQITHIPVIDSILTLNWGNFAEQVRRYWLPGFTLGIAAAGVLMRFTRNSFLEAYSRDSTLFLKAKGVPKGRLYRHVLKNALVPVITILALQFGGLLAGTPITETIFNLPGIGLYALQSVMYLDFPALIGVTFLYAIVFVTANLVADILYALVDPRVRF
- a CDS encoding ABC transporter substrate-binding protein; translation: MNKRVLGALFLVGLMALAVVASGCIGGGGTTTTPSTTSSSSSTASATSSPSTTTTASPSEAVKYIESHLSAARVIGTGHYVVVVGPEGTGAKVGSLPNKPVIIVSYKENTAKTKTIKQLMNESQGFGEINPAFLRDPDMDALIQVARKVTDPNVRAGLYNALEVLANRGLPEIILGDNKAARVSWNWVHNWYYNPVLAPRWDLVMEDKNAPTVSTGIGSYNNQPGVMSIATFGWPRSFDPAFDYETFGWEIYHNVGDSLVTYWKNETTKIAPDLAVAWAHNKDGTVWYFVIRGGVKAYDPKTGTLYPVNATDVEFEFWRVLRGGYSVSWMLSTYTNLSASYAMSDQEFEQVLKNGGVIADFNGKTKDVTSIQELLSFFGYSGQTAGVYKLVLPHPYGGILSVLADPYLMVIPAKYMLGDKYDAAMKAADWGKKPDAWNNYVQKGSNDPIHKMLQDNMIGVFTGPFYIKEAKQNSYLVLQRNPHYWNATMWSQIEQKNPNLVTTKTVIYILSNDANTRISLFQKGTADIVAVPLTRLNAVENLQLQGFKSKIESFITPDMVFIVLNAQKEPMNNKLVRQALAWAVPYQQVYKSVYNGYMVPNYGPIPIDWLGYTEYNMTKYSYNLQNALNLLKKSGIDPTKYTITIYYNSGNTQRQQLASLLQNSWGQLGFKVSVTPLSWPTLLSKTGSGDFQVYIVGWAPDFLDPDDYIGPFLQSAVVFDSLNYKVIGS
- a CDS encoding Lrp/AsnC ligand binding domain-containing protein yields the protein MVRSYVLLTVEIGKVESVIEALKQIPGVTKADAVTGPYDAIVHIEANDLGELTRKILHDIHNIDGVIDTTTAIVVEMEEE
- a CDS encoding signal recognition particle protein Srp19, whose product is MKKFVIWPNELDSRLSRRYGRAVSRGISVNGPRLSEIVEAAESLGMKILESEPTKLNPRLAGLEEEYQTRGMLRVESRHPKTKSLKMIAQKIKEIRDTRAKAKKPKSKRKKR